One part of the Fusobacterium pseudoperiodonticum genome encodes these proteins:
- a CDS encoding cob(I)yrinic acid a,c-diamide adenosyltransferase: MEKGYVQIYTGNGKGKTTAALGLITRAVGNNFKIFFCQFLKGRDYGELHTLKKFETVVHERYGRGVFIRSKEFVTDEDKKLMREGYESLKNALLSKKYDIVIADEILGTLRYDLISVDEIKFLIENKPETTELVLTGRNAPDELIELADLVTEMREVKHYFQKGVMARNGIEK; this comes from the coding sequence ATGGAAAAAGGATATGTTCAAATATATACAGGAAATGGGAAAGGGAAAACAACAGCAGCACTTGGACTTATTACAAGAGCTGTAGGAAATAACTTTAAGATTTTCTTCTGTCAATTTTTAAAAGGAAGAGATTATGGAGAACTACATACATTAAAAAAATTTGAAACTGTTGTTCATGAAAGATATGGAAGAGGAGTGTTCATAAGAAGTAAGGAGTTTGTTACTGATGAAGATAAAAAACTTATGAGAGAAGGATATGAAAGTTTGAAAAATGCACTTTTAAGTAAAAAATATGATATAGTCATAGCAGATGAAATCTTAGGGACATTGAGATATGATCTAATTTCTGTAGATGAAATTAAATTTTTGATTGAAAATAAACCTGAGACAACAGAACTTGTTTTAACTGGAAGAAATGCTCCAGATGAACTTATTGAATTAGCAGATTTAGTGACCGAAATGAGAGAAGTTAAACACTATTTTCAAAAAGGTGTTATGGCAAGAAATGGAATAGAAAAATAA